DNA from Polycladomyces zharkentensis:
ATCTCGGCAAACGTATACCGTTCCTCACGGTTGGGATCGCTGTAGATCAGCGCCAATTTGTTTTTTCTTTCTTCCGACTCGGCGTGACGATCAATCGCCTCGTAAGCGGCGTTTACCTTGCCCGTCTCGTACCAGGAAAAAGCCTTTTCCGCTTCTTTCCAATCAAATTCGCGAGCGGTCTTTTCGTAGTCCGGCAGGTTGGATTCCTTCACCGTTACAGCCAAGCGTTCCGTTTCCATCATACTTTTCTGCCCTCCTTGTTTCATCGATTCTTATGAAACCGCCTCCAATATCCATTATTATAGCATAGATTTAAACATTCGCAATTTATAAAGGACAAACGGGAATGCCCGTCCCTTCCAATCGGGATGATCGCGAGCGTCGGACAAGGGGGCTTCTGCCCCCTCGCAAGCCCGACAGGTTTTTGGTACAATCAAGTTAACAAGTGCGAAAACACAAAAAACTGCCATGCGAGCGAAAACTCGTGACATAAAAAATCACCCGGTCTGGGACGAAGCCATCGCGGATGGTTGTCGGTTGCCACGCCAGATGAAGCGAGAAGCCCACACCGACCAAAGGGTGTGCCTCTTGTGCCACATGATATCACAACCGCGGACCTTCTGTATTGAGACGGTTGCGATTTTTGAAAAAATTCCGCGCAAAACCGTCTCCCGCCGCTCCGTATTCGCGCTCGGCTGGAAGACGGCTTTCGCCCGTTAACGACAGTTTGTCAACTGGATCTTATGGGTCGGCAGTCCTATTCCCGGTCACATCCTATCCGTTCCACCGGTTCAACATCTCCCGCACGATTGCGCAGGATCGATCAGCGGCCAGCTTCGTAAATTCGGCAAAGTTGACGTTGGCCGAATGATCCGCCCTGTCAGACATGGAGCGGATCACGACATAGGGAATCCGGTTTGCGTAGCAAACGTGGGCCACAGCGGCCCCTTCCATCTCCACGCAAACGCCCTCCCATTTTTCCCGCAGTTCGGCCACTTTTTCCGGGCTCGAGATGAATTGATCGCCGGACAACACTTTTCCTTTCACCGTTTTGACATCCACCGCCCGCTGTGCCGCTTCCTCAGCCAAATGTATCAAACGTTCATCGGCGGGAAAGACCGAGACCGCCTGGAACGGGATTTGACCGGGGGCAAAACCCAACGCCGTAACATCCATAT
Protein-coding regions in this window:
- a CDS encoding 5'-methylthioadenosine/adenosylhomocysteine nucleosidase, encoding MTIGVIGAMEEEVALFLEEMKTQQVEEHAGIRYHRGRLAGADAVVCKSGVGKVNAAICTQVLIDRFNVEAIVFTGVAGALHPDLDIGDLVISTSCQQHDMDVTALGFAPGQIPFQAVSVFPADERLIHLAEEAAQRAVDVKTVKGKVLSGDQFISSPEKVAELREKWEGVCVEMEGAAVAHVCYANRIPYVVIRSMSDRADHSANVNFAEFTKLAADRSCAIVREMLNRWNG